Proteins encoded in a region of the Gloeocapsa sp. PCC 7428 genome:
- a CDS encoding NACHT domain-containing protein: MMVDWLAVWGVANAVGFVFKPILEELTKDAAKDFVKDFFKDSLKHVLLREKDPRTVASGKAIKDFLQLVQQELKFRRLPEAEIKQYTNALKQFIDNKSVKEILSKGFDTDCDSLDAKTLEDTWNSLHLPPLPPKFNWQAITDQYLRKVQELLWESEDLRAILDSQNLESIKKTNEEIAGIIPDFDLKRYREGIQEQYGNLKLESLDTSGYAYNELKLWRMFVVQNVREMHQILPQIHEIPKEHQKRLRESNQLEAKISPEELERYKEIYHQQPIRSVLEIVEDRVGAYGIVGAQGRVPLRTTILGDPGSGKSTLLQYLALKWAEQPLKDLSLQPIPLLIELRTYIRNWDCQQCKDFLEFFHQGSGIVCRLNQHQLHERLEAGNAIVMFDGLDEVFDLGKREDVIKDIIRFTNDYPKVRVIVTSRVIGYKFQALRDAEFRHFMLQDLESEQIKDFINRWHDLTFKDEADKVRKRERLQTAIDSSSSIRELAGNPLLLTMMAILNRNQELPRDRPELYNQASRVLLHQWDVERALVEDQRLDPKTIDYKDKQAMLRQVAYYMQANEKGLAGNLISDDELKTILTDYLKTIEVSDARAVARLMINQLRTRNFILCFMGADYYAFVHRTFLEYFCAWEFVWQFEKERKISIEQLKTEVFGKHWQDVDQSWHEVLRLIVGMIGERFAGEIIDYLLNEDELDGEIEYFNNVLFAADCLSEVRNKAAISPTANRLLNKLKGLVEERDCDELLTLGEFTEITRVRNQAVVAIATVWKDQLDTFLWLKTCAHDEDAFVRQVAVQELARGWRDYPETLTILKTLAQSDAEAFVRQTAQEGLARGW; encoded by the coding sequence ATGATGGTGGACTGGTTAGCTGTCTGGGGAGTTGCTAACGCCGTTGGGTTTGTTTTTAAGCCCATTTTGGAAGAACTGACAAAAGACGCAGCAAAAGATTTTGTCAAAGATTTCTTCAAAGATTCGCTTAAACACGTTCTGCTACGCGAAAAAGATCCTCGAACAGTTGCTAGTGGTAAAGCTATCAAGGACTTTTTGCAACTGGTGCAGCAGGAGTTGAAGTTTCGTAGACTACCTGAAGCTGAAATTAAGCAATACACCAACGCACTCAAGCAATTTATTGACAACAAGTCTGTTAAAGAAATACTTAGTAAGGGTTTTGATACTGATTGTGATTCTCTAGATGCTAAAACTCTAGAAGACACTTGGAATAGTCTTCATTTACCACCTCTGCCGCCTAAGTTTAATTGGCAAGCAATTACGGATCAGTATCTCAGAAAAGTTCAAGAACTTCTCTGGGAGTCAGAAGATTTACGAGCTATTCTTGATTCACAAAATCTAGAAAGTATTAAGAAAACTAATGAAGAAATTGCTGGAATTATACCAGATTTTGACTTGAAACGCTATCGGGAAGGAATTCAAGAGCAATACGGCAATCTCAAATTAGAGAGTTTAGATACAAGTGGTTATGCTTATAACGAATTGAAATTATGGCGAATGTTTGTGGTGCAGAATGTGCGTGAAATGCATCAGATTTTGCCACAGATCCACGAAATTCCTAAAGAGCATCAAAAACGTCTAAGAGAAAGTAACCAACTAGAAGCAAAAATCTCTCCAGAGGAGTTAGAACGCTACAAAGAAATTTATCATCAACAACCAATCCGCTCAGTATTAGAGATTGTTGAAGACAGGGTAGGGGCATACGGTATTGTAGGGGCGCAGGGTCGTGTGCCGCTACGTACGACGATTTTGGGCGATCCAGGCTCTGGAAAGTCCACCTTGCTACAATATCTAGCGCTAAAGTGGGCAGAGCAGCCGCTTAAAGATTTATCTTTGCAGCCAATTCCTTTGCTAATTGAGTTACGCACCTATATCCGTAACTGGGACTGCCAGCAATGCAAGGATTTTCTAGAGTTTTTCCATCAAGGCAGTGGCATCGTTTGTCGTCTCAATCAACATCAACTGCATGAAAGGCTAGAAGCTGGTAATGCCATCGTTATGTTTGATGGTTTAGATGAGGTGTTCGATTTAGGAAAACGAGAAGATGTAATTAAAGATATTATTCGCTTCACTAATGACTATCCCAAAGTGCGAGTAATCGTGACTTCTCGTGTAATTGGCTACAAGTTTCAAGCCCTGCGAGATGCCGAATTCCGTCACTTCATGCTGCAAGATTTAGAGTCAGAACAAATTAAGGACTTTATTAATCGTTGGCATGATTTAACTTTCAAAGATGAGGCTGACAAAGTTAGAAAACGCGAACGCCTGCAAACAGCAATTGACTCATCCTCATCGATTCGAGAACTGGCTGGAAACCCCTTGCTGCTAACAATGATGGCGATTCTCAACCGCAATCAGGAATTGCCACGCGATCGCCCAGAACTCTATAACCAAGCATCGCGAGTACTTCTGCATCAATGGGATGTAGAACGAGCTTTGGTGGAAGATCAGAGGCTAGATCCTAAAACAATTGACTATAAAGACAAGCAGGCGATGTTACGTCAGGTTGCTTACTATATGCAAGCCAATGAGAAAGGTTTAGCTGGCAATTTGATTAGTGACGATGAGTTAAAAACAATCTTGACTGATTATTTGAAAACTATAGAAGTCAGTGACGCTAGAGCCGTTGCTAGGTTGATGATTAATCAACTGCGGACTCGTAACTTTATTTTGTGTTTCATGGGTGCAGATTACTACGCCTTTGTGCATCGTACTTTCTTAGAATACTTCTGTGCCTGGGAGTTTGTCTGGCAATTTGAGAAAGAACGAAAAATTTCGATAGAACAACTGAAAACAGAAGTCTTTGGCAAACACTGGCAGGATGTAGATCAATCTTGGCACGAAGTTCTACGTTTAATTGTAGGAATGATCGGTGAAAGGTTTGCAGGCGAAATAATTGATTATCTTCTTAACGAGGATGAACTAGATGGTGAAATTGAATATTTTAATAACGTTTTGTTTGCAGCTGATTGTCTTTCAGAGGTAAGAAATAAAGCTGCGATCTCACCAACGGCTAATAGGCTACTGAACAAGTTAAAGGGTTTAGTTGAGGAACGAGATTGTGATGAACTACTTACATTAGGAGAGTTCACAGAAATCACCCGTGTTCGCAATCAAGCCGTTGTTGCGATTGCAACAGTCTGGAAAGATCAGCTTGACACCTTTCTTTGGCTTAAGACATGCGCTCACGATGAAGATGCATTTGTGCGACAAGTAGCAGTGCAAGAGCTAGCTAGAGGTTGGAGAGATTACCCTGAAACCTTAACCATTCTCAAAACTCTAGCTCAATCTGATGCTGAGGCATTTGTGCGACAAACCGCACAGGAAGGACTAGCTAGAGGTTGGTAA
- the mobV gene encoding MobV family relaxase: MAYGICRIQKLKAGAVGRSAKHTSRKQETPNADPTRQHIRIIGEPDSPDAPDLETLVRQHIGNQTIRKNAVLAVEFLLTASPEYFRPDHPGLAGYYEQKRLEDFQHHACAWLLNRYGERIVRAELHLDESTPHIHAYLVPLDEKGKLNCRALLGGSRYRLSELQDDFATAMAPLGLERGIKGSRAKHTEISKYYAAIHSSPDATLDISAMQQLVADRQRAINDSAQMEQTSKSLARELERSKLRVLELERLAQAAEQNARVWKNKYQELADKVRDIPLEQVTYELGLDPDPKDKHKWQHENHIINITGSKFYDWQHLKGGGGAIDLVMHVNACNFKVAVAWLNDRFGERATLEAVSYQTRAIIQTEPVPQFTPPVPDESKWQVVKTYLTRERRLPSSLVDNLHDSGLIYADDKQNVVFIRRALDKETITGATLRGTAGVENTFKGLALGSKRSAGWFHFKRGGQSEDPIQRAVLVESPIDAMSFAVLDRTDSRKTIYLSTDGAGQIPVQFLRTLPNKSVIVAYDNDQPGNLMALRVMEQLPNAVRKNPKAKDWNEELKNMFNLEPQQQQQRESERKTSRGFSL; encoded by the coding sequence ATGGCATACGGGATTTGTCGAATTCAAAAGCTCAAAGCAGGTGCAGTCGGGAGGTCGGCAAAACACACTAGCCGAAAACAAGAAACGCCCAACGCCGACCCAACTCGTCAGCACATCCGCATTATCGGAGAACCAGATAGCCCCGACGCTCCAGACCTAGAAACTCTAGTGCGGCAGCACATTGGCAATCAAACGATTCGTAAGAATGCTGTCCTTGCCGTCGAGTTTTTGTTGACCGCTAGCCCCGAATACTTTCGTCCTGATCACCCAGGGTTAGCAGGATACTATGAGCAAAAGAGACTTGAAGACTTTCAGCATCATGCCTGTGCATGGCTGCTCAATCGCTACGGCGAACGCATTGTCCGAGCCGAACTTCACCTAGACGAATCCACGCCACATATTCACGCCTATCTGGTGCCACTGGATGAGAAAGGGAAGCTCAACTGTAGAGCATTACTCGGTGGGAGTCGCTATCGCCTATCTGAACTGCAAGATGATTTCGCCACTGCAATGGCACCCTTGGGACTAGAGCGCGGCATCAAAGGCAGCCGTGCCAAGCATACAGAAATCAGTAAATATTACGCCGCTATTCATTCCTCACCGGATGCTACCCTCGACATCTCCGCAATGCAGCAGCTTGTTGCCGACCGTCAACGCGCAATCAATGACAGCGCACAGATGGAGCAGACTTCTAAGTCACTGGCAAGAGAGTTAGAACGCTCAAAGCTGCGAGTCCTTGAACTAGAACGCCTGGCACAAGCAGCCGAACAAAACGCACGGGTCTGGAAAAACAAATATCAGGAGCTAGCAGATAAAGTTCGAGATATTCCACTCGAACAAGTTACCTACGAACTAGGTTTAGACCCCGACCCCAAAGACAAGCACAAGTGGCAGCACGAAAACCACATTATTAATATTACAGGTAGCAAGTTTTATGACTGGCAGCACCTCAAGGGAGGTGGCGGTGCAATTGACTTAGTAATGCACGTCAACGCTTGTAACTTTAAAGTTGCAGTAGCGTGGTTAAACGACCGCTTTGGCGAACGAGCAACGCTTGAGGCGGTTAGTTATCAAACACGAGCGATTATTCAAACCGAACCCGTTCCTCAATTCACTCCACCCGTCCCCGACGAAAGCAAATGGCAGGTAGTGAAAACCTATCTGACTCGCGAACGCAGATTGCCAAGTAGTTTAGTAGATAATCTGCATGACTCTGGATTGATTTATGCAGATGACAAACAAAATGTGGTGTTTATTCGTCGCGCTTTGGATAAGGAAACAATCACTGGTGCAACACTACGAGGTACAGCCGGAGTCGAGAATACTTTTAAAGGGTTAGCGCTTGGCTCTAAACGAAGTGCTGGATGGTTTCACTTCAAAAGAGGTGGACAATCAGAAGATCCAATTCAACGAGCAGTATTGGTTGAGTCGCCGATTGATGCGATGTCGTTTGCGGTGTTAGACCGTACCGACTCGCGCAAAACAATTTATTTATCTACGGATGGTGCGGGTCAGATTCCGGTTCAATTTTTACGGACGCTACCGAATAAATCAGTCATCGTTGCTTATGACAATGACCAGCCTGGTAATTTGATGGCGCTTCGGGTAATGGAGCAGTTGCCCAATGCTGTACGCAAGAACCCAAAAGCTAAAGACTGGAACGAAGAGCTAAAAAATATGTTTAATCTGGAGCCACAGCAACAGCAGCAGCGAGAGTCCGAACGGAAGACTAGCCGAGGATTTAGTCTGTAG
- a CDS encoding mobilization protein MobD: protein MATIHVGGGEKGGVGKSLVVRTQIQYHLDKNKPFVAVETDRSNPDVAGVYKGLCQYAVFTENEKQADLADRIFEMAMEKPVIVNLAAQSHRAVKNWIERNHLLELGAEHGVRFCNWFVCNGGYDSLNLFTQSLTSYDSKMQHILVRNWGVCDDWEHVDEDMQIQKIIKKYKVKIIDFPKLSYKERNIIDQKRLSFAEARESKEFGILSQQRIANFLKSAYAAFDSTGAFK, encoded by the coding sequence ATGGCAACCATTCATGTGGGGGGTGGGGAAAAAGGCGGGGTAGGTAAGTCTCTCGTAGTACGGACGCAGATTCAGTATCACTTGGATAAAAATAAGCCGTTTGTAGCGGTAGAAACAGATAGGTCTAACCCTGATGTAGCTGGGGTGTATAAGGGGTTATGTCAATATGCTGTATTCACTGAGAATGAAAAACAGGCAGACCTTGCAGATAGAATCTTTGAAATGGCGATGGAGAAGCCAGTAATTGTCAATTTAGCGGCTCAGTCTCACCGAGCAGTTAAAAACTGGATTGAGAGGAATCACTTATTGGAGTTGGGTGCTGAGCATGGGGTGAGGTTTTGTAATTGGTTTGTCTGTAATGGTGGCTATGACAGTCTCAACTTATTTACTCAGTCATTAACGAGTTATGACTCTAAAATGCAGCATATCTTGGTGAGAAACTGGGGGGTGTGTGATGACTGGGAACACGTTGATGAAGATATGCAAATACAAAAAATAATAAAAAAGTATAAGGTTAAGATTATAGATTTTCCAAAGTTGTCTTATAAAGAAAGAAATATTATTGACCAGAAACGACTGAGTTTTGCGGAAGCACGGGAATCTAAAGAGTTTGGGATTTTAAGTCAACAACGGATAGCTAATTTCTTAAAGAGCGCTTATGCAGCTTTTGACTCTACGGGGGCTTTTAAGTGA
- a CDS encoding DUF6753 family protein, whose protein sequence is MKKLSQKAKEVLDICLAAESPEVKARVYEILEVSELDSSDPMFLVLALTGQMRVLLEAAPADLAKLLHDWRSTSARSLVEIQQAITQVKATQQQQANTLKKTLESVANGYVKGIKEAGMATTSAIAAANSETLSQARLATQSVEELKDEVVALCTSVEADRRTNEDVLKVLLGRIGQTTGGLETASAQINSSHLALKVLQQNITWIKFADWFSPLAALVIVLLIGAGGGWWAMSLKYNDSVNVLGRNLVEWNIERIVKCQKDNNPKCTVWIVPPEERK, encoded by the coding sequence GTGAAAAAGTTAAGTCAAAAGGCTAAAGAAGTCTTAGATATTTGTTTAGCAGCCGAGTCGCCTGAAGTTAAGGCTAGGGTGTATGAGATTCTGGAGGTGAGTGAACTTGATTCATCTGACCCGATGTTTCTGGTGCTGGCTTTGACTGGACAGATGCGAGTTTTGCTCGAAGCGGCTCCGGCTGATTTGGCGAAACTTTTGCATGATTGGCGCTCGACTTCAGCGCGTAGCCTTGTAGAGATTCAACAGGCGATTACACAAGTCAAGGCAACGCAACAGCAACAAGCTAATACTCTTAAGAAGACGCTTGAGAGTGTTGCTAATGGGTATGTCAAGGGGATTAAAGAGGCGGGGATGGCGACAACTTCGGCAATCGCCGCCGCGAATAGCGAAACCTTATCGCAAGCACGACTGGCAACACAAAGCGTGGAGGAATTGAAGGATGAAGTCGTGGCACTTTGCACGAGCGTTGAAGCGGACAGGCGCACAAATGAAGATGTTTTGAAAGTTTTGTTGGGGCGAATTGGGCAGACAACTGGGGGGCTGGAGACGGCGAGTGCGCAGATTAATTCTTCGCATCTAGCTCTTAAGGTGCTTCAGCAGAATATAACTTGGATTAAATTTGCTGATTGGTTTTCGCCGCTGGCTGCTTTGGTGATTGTATTGTTGATTGGTGCGGGCGGTGGCTGGTGGGCGATGTCGCTTAAGTATAATGATTCGGTTAATGTCTTGGGGCGCAACTTGGTGGAATGGAATATCGAGCGGATTGTCAAGTGCCAAAAAGATAATAATCCTAAATGTACGGTTTGGATTGTGCCGCCAGAAGAAAGAAAGTAA
- a CDS encoding pentapeptide repeat-containing protein — protein sequence MANEEHLALLRQGVEVWNKWRENNSKAEIDLSGANLRKANLRDANFRQANLRKADLSGANLVRAAFLEADLSEAKLSLADLSWATFRGTNLRKAKLRGAFLIKTEFYQANLSEAKLSKARFSMALIVASNLSRAILKNTVFIDTNLGASNLSQSNLRKTQLIRTQVLGTNFNKAILTGGSLVDWHTNNETNLDDVICEYVYLKHNQQERRPSSGNFTPGEFTKLLRKALDTVDLIFSNGIDWRAFLTSFQKLKVECGGNELFIQAIENKNDGAFVIRVNVPPDANKEDIENYLKREYEYALKALEEKYRYQSQAKDELLADYRQRNTDLTEIVKLMAARPISNVIEVTAKAESESTSETSKYNLSSAKFGGGFAGDQGTQIGGTLNDYSSNLDYSSKQSLAEAAAAIQQLLTQLQTQGHNSEEAQQQIAKDLAEQAQSNPTVMGKLIGWGKSLGDAAAKTTVSEAAKEVFKLALGLSGVPLP from the coding sequence ATGGCAAATGAGGAACATCTTGCTCTACTTAGGCAAGGGGTAGAGGTTTGGAATAAATGGAGAGAGAATAACTCAAAAGCAGAGATTGACCTCAGTGGAGCTAACCTCAGAAAAGCAAACCTGAGGGATGCTAACTTCCGCCAGGCAAACCTCAGGAAGGCTGACCTCAGTGGGGCTAACCTTGTACGGGCTGCTTTCTTAGAAGCTGACCTTAGCGAGGCTAAACTGTCTCTAGCTGACCTAAGTTGGGCAACTTTCAGAGGCACTAATCTCCGCAAGGCTAAACTCAGAGGCGCTTTTCTAATAAAGACTGAGTTCTACCAAGCTAACCTTAGTGAGGCTAAACTCAGCAAGGCTAGATTTTCTATGGCACTCATCGTTGCATCAAATCTTAGCAGAGCCATTCTTAAGAACACTGTTTTTATCGATACTAACCTCGGTGCATCAAACCTCAGCCAAAGCAACCTTAGGAAAACGCAACTCATTAGAACTCAGGTACTAGGTACTAACTTTAACAAGGCGATACTTACGGGTGGCTCTTTAGTAGATTGGCATACTAACAACGAAACAAACCTTGATGACGTGATTTGTGAATACGTTTACCTGAAGCATAACCAACAGGAACGCCGCCCCAGCAGTGGAAACTTTACGCCGGGAGAGTTCACCAAGCTATTACGAAAGGCTCTCGACACTGTTGACCTGATTTTCAGCAATGGCATTGATTGGAGGGCGTTTCTCACCTCTTTTCAAAAGCTAAAAGTTGAGTGCGGCGGCAATGAGCTATTCATTCAAGCCATTGAGAACAAGAATGATGGTGCTTTCGTTATCCGGGTAAACGTTCCTCCTGACGCGAATAAGGAAGATATTGAGAATTACCTGAAGCGAGAGTATGAATATGCACTCAAAGCCTTAGAGGAGAAATACCGATACCAGAGCCAAGCTAAGGATGAGCTGTTGGCAGATTATCGTCAGCGGAATACAGACCTAACAGAGATTGTTAAGCTAATGGCTGCTAGACCTATTAGTAATGTTATTGAAGTTACAGCCAAAGCTGAAAGTGAGTCTACGTCAGAAACTTCTAAATACAACCTGAGCAGTGCCAAATTCGGTGGTGGCTTCGCCGGAGATCAAGGAACTCAGATAGGTGGCACTCTAAATGACTACTCATCAAATCTTGACTACTCATCAAAGCAAAGCCTAGCTGAAGCAGCAGCAGCGATTCAGCAACTTTTGACTCAACTGCAAACTCAGGGACATAACTCAGAGGAAGCCCAGCAGCAGATTGCTAAAGACTTGGCGGAGCAGGCACAGAGTAACCCAACAGTTATGGGCAAACTTATCGGGTGGGGAAAAAGTTTAGGTGATGCCGCAGCTAAAACCACTGTAAGTGAAGCAGCAAAAGAGGTTTTTAAGTTGGCACTGGGATTATCAGGAGTACCACTGCCATGA